Proteins found in one Salminus brasiliensis chromosome 13, fSalBra1.hap2, whole genome shotgun sequence genomic segment:
- the LOC140575364 gene encoding LHFPL tetraspan subfamily member 3 protein-like: MIPGAPADMLPASEAAKIYQTNYIRNSRAIGVLWAIFTILFAIVNVVCFIQPYWIGDGVDTPQAGYFGLFHYCIGNGLSRDLTCEGSFTEFGSIPSGAFKAASFFVGTSMVLVLSCIGCFALFFFCSTLTVYKICGWMQLGSGVCLVLGCMIYPDGWDSDEVRRLCGEQTGKYTIGACSVRWAYILAIMGILDALILSFLAFVLGNRQDGLMAEKLLAESKD, from the exons ATGATCCCTGGAGCTCCTGCAGACATGCTCCCTGCCTCCGAAGCTGCTAAGATCTACCAGACTAACTACATCAGGAACTCTCGCGCTATTGGAGTCCTGTGGGCCATCTTCACCATCCTGTTCGCTATCGTTAACGTTGTGTGCTTTATTCAGCCCTACTGGATAGGGGATGGCGTCGATACTCCACAGGCTGGCTACTTCGGCCTGTTCCACTATTGCATTGGGAATGGATTATCCCGGGATCTGACCTGTGAAGGCAGCTTCACCGAGTTTGGCTCCATCCCCTCGGGCGCCTTCAAGGCCGCATCCTTTTTTGTTGGAACATCCATGGTCCTGGTGCTGTCCTGCATCGGCTGCTTtgctctcttcttcttctgtagCACTCTCACAGTTTACAAAATCTGCGGATGGATGCAGCTCGGCTCTG gtgtgtgtttggtgcTGGGCTGCATGATCTACCCTGACGGCTGGGACTCGGATGAGGTGAGGCGGCTGTGTGGAGAGCAGACGGGGAAATACACAATAGGCGCTTGCTCTGTTCGCTGGGCCTACATCCTAGCCATCATGGGCATTCTGGACGCACTCATTCTGTCTTTCTTGGCTTTTGTTCTGGGCAACAGGCAGGATGGGCTGATGGCTGAGAAACTTCTGGCTGAGAGCAAGG ACTAG